From one Triticum urartu cultivar G1812 chromosome 3, Tu2.1, whole genome shotgun sequence genomic stretch:
- the LOC125544785 gene encoding bifunctional riboflavin kinase/FMN phosphatase-like isoform X1: MAATHRVSAVIFDLDGTLLDTERATRDVLKEFLGTYGKVPDAAKEEKRLGQMHRESTTGIIADYGLPITVEEYSEAIYPLYIKRWQRASPLPGVNRLLKHLYKNRVPLALASNSIRRNIDHKILKLGELKDCFSVVLGGDQVPHGKPCPDIFLEAAKRLGVNPSSCLVIEDSLVGVQAAKASGAKVVAVPSLQSQRHCYSIADLILYSLLDFHPELWGLPPFEDRIQGALAMEPLLSNAQIGDAVQNNTHTLIAVFATGECTYDSIPDQISGIFFGWAKSETYGVFKAVVSTGWDLSPGKFERVMHICFLDSHNKAKTEDSLELLLIGYIRKLQSSENISQAMSITDEDQATARDALDLPAFCEYAKTRGALDLPALPEYAEPRNGLLLA, encoded by the exons ATGGCAGCGACGCATCGGGTCTCCGCCGTGATCTTCGACCTCGACGGCACCCTCTTGGACACAG AGAGGGCAACAAGGGACGTCTTGAAAGAGTTCTTGGGGACCTACGGGAAGGTCCCAGATGCGGCCAAGGAGGAGAAGCGGTTGGGGCAGATGCACAGGGAGTCCACGACCGGGATCATCGCAGACTATGGGTTGCCCATCACCGTCGAGGAGTATTCAGAGGCAATATACCCGCTGTATATCAAAAG GTGGCAAAGGGCAAGCCCACTTCCAGGGGTTAACAGGCTTCTCAAGCACCTCTACAAGAACAGAGTACCCCTGGCACTCGCTTCAAATTCCATCAGGAGAAATATCGATCACAAAATTTTGAAACTAGGAG AACTGAAAGACTGCTTTTCGGTGGTTCTTGGTGGTGATCAGGTCCCTCATGGAAAACCTTGCCCTGACAT ATTTCTGGAGGCCGCAAAGAGGCTTGGTGTAAATCCGTCGTCATGTTTGGTCATAGAAGATTCTCT TGTTGGAGTTCAGGCTGCCAAGGCTTCTGGGGCGAAGGTAGTTGCTGTTCCATCACTGCAAAGTCAAAGGCATTGTTACTCAATTGCTGATCTCATCCTCTATTCACTGCTAGACTTCCATCCTGAGTTGTGGGGTCTTCCCCCATTTGAAGATC GCATCCAAGGTGCTTTGGCCATGGAACCATTACTCTCAAATGCTCAGATAGGTGATGCGGTTCAAAACAATACTCATACACTTATAGCAG TTTTTGCAACAGGTGAGTGCACCTACGACTCTATTCCTGATCAAATATCAGGAATTTTCTTTGGTTGGGCCAAGTCAGAAACTTATGGAGTCTTTAAAGCGGTGGTCAGCACTGGGTGGGATCTTTCACCGGGAAAATTCGAAAGAGTGATG CACATATGCTTTCTTGATTCTCACAACAAGGCCAAAACAGAGGATTCCTTGGAGCTTCTGTTAATTGGCTACATCCGGAAGCTCCAAAGCTCG GAAAATATATCTCAAGCAATGAGCATAACTGACGAAGACCAGGCCACTGCAAGAGATGCACTAGACCTCCCAGCTTTCTGTGAATATGCAAAGACAAGGGGTGCATTGGACCTCCCAGCCTTACCTGAATATGCAGAGCCACGAAACGGACTTCTTCTTGCCTGA
- the LOC125544785 gene encoding bifunctional riboflavin kinase/FMN phosphatase-like isoform X2, whose product MAATHRVSAVIFDLDGTLLDTERATRDVLKEFLGTYGKVPDAAKEEKRLGQMHRESTTGIIADYGLPITVEEYSEAIYPLYIKRWQRASPLPGVNRLLKHLYKNRVPLALASNSIRRNIDHKILKLGELKDCFSVVLGGDQVPHGKPCPDIFLEAAKRLGVNPSSCLVIEDSLVGVQAAKASGAKVVAVPSLQSQRHCYSIADLILYSLLDFHPELWGLPPFEDRIQGALAMEPLLSNAQIGDAVQNNTHTLIAGECTYDSIPDQISGIFFGWAKSETYGVFKAVVSTGWDLSPGKFERVMHICFLDSHNKAKTEDSLELLLIGYIRKLQSSENISQAMSITDEDQATARDALDLPAFCEYAKTRGALDLPALPEYAEPRNGLLLA is encoded by the exons ATGGCAGCGACGCATCGGGTCTCCGCCGTGATCTTCGACCTCGACGGCACCCTCTTGGACACAG AGAGGGCAACAAGGGACGTCTTGAAAGAGTTCTTGGGGACCTACGGGAAGGTCCCAGATGCGGCCAAGGAGGAGAAGCGGTTGGGGCAGATGCACAGGGAGTCCACGACCGGGATCATCGCAGACTATGGGTTGCCCATCACCGTCGAGGAGTATTCAGAGGCAATATACCCGCTGTATATCAAAAG GTGGCAAAGGGCAAGCCCACTTCCAGGGGTTAACAGGCTTCTCAAGCACCTCTACAAGAACAGAGTACCCCTGGCACTCGCTTCAAATTCCATCAGGAGAAATATCGATCACAAAATTTTGAAACTAGGAG AACTGAAAGACTGCTTTTCGGTGGTTCTTGGTGGTGATCAGGTCCCTCATGGAAAACCTTGCCCTGACAT ATTTCTGGAGGCCGCAAAGAGGCTTGGTGTAAATCCGTCGTCATGTTTGGTCATAGAAGATTCTCT TGTTGGAGTTCAGGCTGCCAAGGCTTCTGGGGCGAAGGTAGTTGCTGTTCCATCACTGCAAAGTCAAAGGCATTGTTACTCAATTGCTGATCTCATCCTCTATTCACTGCTAGACTTCCATCCTGAGTTGTGGGGTCTTCCCCCATTTGAAGATC GCATCCAAGGTGCTTTGGCCATGGAACCATTACTCTCAAATGCTCAGATAGGTGATGCGGTTCAAAACAATACTCATACACTTATAGCAG GTGAGTGCACCTACGACTCTATTCCTGATCAAATATCAGGAATTTTCTTTGGTTGGGCCAAGTCAGAAACTTATGGAGTCTTTAAAGCGGTGGTCAGCACTGGGTGGGATCTTTCACCGGGAAAATTCGAAAGAGTGATG CACATATGCTTTCTTGATTCTCACAACAAGGCCAAAACAGAGGATTCCTTGGAGCTTCTGTTAATTGGCTACATCCGGAAGCTCCAAAGCTCG GAAAATATATCTCAAGCAATGAGCATAACTGACGAAGACCAGGCCACTGCAAGAGATGCACTAGACCTCCCAGCTTTCTGTGAATATGCAAAGACAAGGGGTGCATTGGACCTCCCAGCCTTACCTGAATATGCAGAGCCACGAAACGGACTTCTTCTTGCCTGA
- the LOC125544785 gene encoding bifunctional riboflavin kinase/FMN phosphatase-like isoform X3, which yields MAATHRVSAVIFDLDGTLLDTERATRDVLKEFLGTYGKVPDAAKEEKRLGQMHRESTTGIIADYGLPITVEEYSEAIYPLYIKRWQRASPLPGVNRLLKHLYKNRVPLALASNSIRRNIDHKILKLGELKDCFSVVLGGDQVPHGKPCPDIFLEAAKRLGVNPSSCLVIEDSLVGVQAAKASGAKVVAVPSLQSQRHCYSIADLILYSLLDFHPELWGLPPFEDRIQGALAMEPLLSNAQIGDAVQNNTHTLIAVFATGECTYDSIPDQISGIFFGWAKSETYGVFKAVVSTGWDLSPGKFERVMVNTCKILQTLLTAVALLPKDCKTK from the exons ATGGCAGCGACGCATCGGGTCTCCGCCGTGATCTTCGACCTCGACGGCACCCTCTTGGACACAG AGAGGGCAACAAGGGACGTCTTGAAAGAGTTCTTGGGGACCTACGGGAAGGTCCCAGATGCGGCCAAGGAGGAGAAGCGGTTGGGGCAGATGCACAGGGAGTCCACGACCGGGATCATCGCAGACTATGGGTTGCCCATCACCGTCGAGGAGTATTCAGAGGCAATATACCCGCTGTATATCAAAAG GTGGCAAAGGGCAAGCCCACTTCCAGGGGTTAACAGGCTTCTCAAGCACCTCTACAAGAACAGAGTACCCCTGGCACTCGCTTCAAATTCCATCAGGAGAAATATCGATCACAAAATTTTGAAACTAGGAG AACTGAAAGACTGCTTTTCGGTGGTTCTTGGTGGTGATCAGGTCCCTCATGGAAAACCTTGCCCTGACAT ATTTCTGGAGGCCGCAAAGAGGCTTGGTGTAAATCCGTCGTCATGTTTGGTCATAGAAGATTCTCT TGTTGGAGTTCAGGCTGCCAAGGCTTCTGGGGCGAAGGTAGTTGCTGTTCCATCACTGCAAAGTCAAAGGCATTGTTACTCAATTGCTGATCTCATCCTCTATTCACTGCTAGACTTCCATCCTGAGTTGTGGGGTCTTCCCCCATTTGAAGATC GCATCCAAGGTGCTTTGGCCATGGAACCATTACTCTCAAATGCTCAGATAGGTGATGCGGTTCAAAACAATACTCATACACTTATAGCAG TTTTTGCAACAGGTGAGTGCACCTACGACTCTATTCCTGATCAAATATCAGGAATTTTCTTTGGTTGGGCCAAGTCAGAAACTTATGGAGTCTTTAAAGCGGTGGTCAGCACTGGGTGGGATCTTTCACCGGGAAAATTCGAAAGAGTGATG GTTAACACATGCAAAATACTCCAGACTTTGCTAACTGCTGTGGCATTATTGCCAAAGGATTGTAAAACGAAATAA